Proteins encoded within one genomic window of Pseudorasbora parva isolate DD20220531a chromosome 3, ASM2467924v1, whole genome shotgun sequence:
- the si:ch211-284e13.9 gene encoding E3 ubiquitin-protein ligase RNF144A produces MNSPKCPCCQQSDIRKLDGQCAVCKTCSKSKRGVFQFCWACQREWPQDASTTNSCMLPNCALRAALLSGELISEPQSSVKGCPYFRACPGCHALLTHNGEGCPNIICPHCNEEFCFRCLHAECYDIDHYDVDEYGDEEYDDDDHDHVPEHCVIVDNTETLRHLM; encoded by the exons ATGAACAGTCCAAAG TGTCCTTGTTGTCAGCAGTCTGATATCAGAAAGCTGGATGGCCAGTGTGCGGTCTGCAAGACTTGCTCTAAATCGAAGCGGGGCGTGTTTCAGTTCTGCTGGGCATGTCAGCGGGAGTGGCCACAGGATGCTTCGACCACCAACTCCTGCATGCTGCCGAACTGTGCGCTCCGTGCTGCCCTTCTCAGCGGGGAATTGATCAGTGAACCGCAAAGCTCTGTGAAAGGATGCCCGTACTTCAGGGCCTGTCCGGGATGTCATGCCCTATTAACACACAACGGTGAGGGGTGCCCTAACATAATTTGTCCCCACTGCAACGAGGAGTTCTGCTTTCGCTGCCTGCATGCAGAATGCTATGACATTGATCACTATGACGTTGATGAATATGGCGACGAGGAATATGACGATGACGACCATGATCATGTGCCAGAGCACTGTGTGATAGTGGATAACACTGAAACCCTTCGACATCTCATGTAG
- the LOC137071904 gene encoding E3 ubiquitin-protein ligase RNF144A-like → MDVPKCPICQQSDIGILDGQCAVCRTCSKSKRSLIQFCLACQREWPSNASPTNSCMLPNCALRAALLSDTKISDPNSSVRGCPYFRACPGCKALLTHSGRGCPNIVCPHCGRHFCFRCLRQICFGAINIEAFALLTHRMSFLQDNEIGPCRVVDNKQSLTVFEL, encoded by the exons ATGGACGTTCCAAAG TGTCCCATTTGTCAGCAGTCTGATATTGGCATTCTGGACGGCCAGTGTGCGGTCTGCAGGACTTGCTCTAAATCGAAGCGGAGCTTGATTCAGTTCTGCTTGGCATGTCAGAGAGAATGGCCAAGCAATGCTTCACCCACCAACTCCTGCATGCTGCCGAACTGTGCGCTCCGTGCTGCCCTCCTCAGCGACACAAAAATCAGTGACCCAAACAGCTCGGTGAGAGGATGTCCATATTTCAGGGCCTGTCCAGGTTGCAAGGCCCTGCTTACACACTCCGGAAGAGGCTGCCCCAATATCGTCTGCCCTCATTGTGGTAGACACTTCTGCTTCCGCTGCCTGCGTCAAATCTGTTTTGGGGCAATAAATATTGAAGCCTTTGCACTTCTTACCCACAGAATGTCCTTCCTTCAAGATAATGAGATAGGTCCATGTAGAGTGGTCGACAACAAGCAGAGTCTCACAGTTTTTGAACTGTAA